From a single Verrucomicrobiota bacterium genomic region:
- a CDS encoding MMPL family transporter, whose protein sequence is MKTGYLRNLLQQALEQIARHIIKRPWVYVVFWIVVTVFSIYLAAFKLGVVGNTNALIDSKDEIHHAWLTYLKDFNISEDIVVVIQSPDRAKNKKIISELAASYAKRPEYIKNIYYRNDFSKIKEKALLYLDKKELENISQQTGQLAQAMKNTKSDLNVNFMLGEARKEFENLEKYKGKALDGFGDFVDDFILKLEKLADELGKKKALPGANLKGTDIAREQNISDIEAEFEKKEYLEFDNGKMFILLLTPSQNSTDSFTPYQKTIAFVRKTVEESNKLHPGVTYGVTGELVLQQDEIEMSTHDSIVSSTVCFFIIAFIVFLSFKEMVRPGVTVGVLVSIIFWTLGAGALVVGHLNIISQAVIIMIIGHGIDFGIQIISRYEEELTQGGNYNDALIKAMGTTGVAIVTTGTINALAFYTMCFNSFVGLREMGILAGTGLFLSVIGYLTLLPALLVLVDRRKLHTPKTTSVFKPLGGARLEIFFFGRPWLWLSIFAAMSIFSVPLIKNMRFDYNLLNLQARHTNAVQTLEALDAQAFSILFGVLVADNLDASRKMAQATAKLPTVKSIRGIYEMIPEGQEEKIPMIKGIQKQLQQVDLSEKKAPEMNVKKAREDIAALLAACQDGYNQAKKYTAISGQAKQAIGIFEKLIAPLERSSNILQKMSDDEVRKRLSSYDKDTVGKMRAGLRFIQNSKVNEPIGISDIPEPLMKRFYSPQTGKFAIEVEPKENVWGYDEGKRFVDDLRKIDPLVTGTPVQNTVYIALLKDSFVQAAAMSVIVIIILVWFHFKSFLRVVLVIFPLFLAILWTLGSMTLFDLPFNPANIVTLPLIIGLGMSFGVYIVDRYDEDGKVSIFLSSTGKAMFLTGVTTIISFACMIPGEYRGLSSLGLVMTIAMSFCLLTGLIVLPQILIVLERMKIIHPNK, encoded by the coding sequence ATGAAAACAGGATATTTAAGAAATTTATTACAACAGGCGCTGGAGCAAATTGCCCGGCATATTATCAAACGCCCATGGGTCTATGTGGTGTTTTGGATAGTGGTTACTGTGTTCAGTATCTATCTGGCCGCATTTAAACTCGGGGTGGTGGGGAATACTAATGCCTTGATCGATTCCAAGGATGAGATCCACCATGCATGGCTTACATATCTCAAAGATTTTAATATTTCCGAGGATATAGTGGTCGTGATCCAGTCCCCGGACCGGGCGAAGAATAAAAAGATTATTTCAGAACTGGCGGCCAGTTACGCGAAAAGGCCGGAATACATTAAAAATATTTATTACCGTAATGACTTTTCTAAGATCAAGGAGAAGGCCCTCCTTTACCTCGATAAAAAGGAATTGGAAAATATTTCCCAACAGACTGGCCAGCTGGCCCAGGCCATGAAAAACACGAAAAGTGATTTGAACGTGAATTTCATGCTGGGTGAGGCGAGGAAGGAATTTGAAAACCTGGAGAAATATAAGGGCAAAGCCCTCGATGGTTTTGGTGATTTTGTCGATGATTTTATATTGAAACTGGAAAAACTCGCCGATGAACTCGGCAAGAAAAAGGCTCTCCCCGGTGCCAATCTCAAGGGGACGGATATTGCCCGTGAGCAAAATATCTCCGATATCGAGGCGGAATTCGAGAAAAAGGAATATTTGGAATTTGATAACGGGAAAATGTTTATCCTGCTGCTGACACCGTCTCAAAATTCGACTGATTCATTTACCCCTTATCAGAAGACGATTGCATTTGTCCGTAAGACGGTCGAGGAATCTAACAAACTGCACCCGGGAGTGACTTATGGGGTGACCGGGGAATTAGTCCTCCAGCAGGACGAGATAGAAATGAGTACCCACGACAGTATTGTCTCTTCGACAGTTTGTTTCTTTATCATCGCTTTTATTGTTTTCCTGTCATTCAAGGAGATGGTCCGTCCCGGGGTGACTGTGGGAGTGCTGGTGAGTATTATTTTCTGGACGCTCGGAGCGGGGGCATTGGTCGTAGGACACCTGAATATTATCTCGCAAGCAGTAATCATTATGATTATCGGGCATGGGATTGATTTCGGTATCCAGATTATCTCTCGTTATGAGGAGGAGCTGACCCAAGGGGGTAATTATAATGACGCCCTCATCAAGGCGATGGGGACGACCGGGGTGGCCATTGTGACCACAGGCACCATCAATGCCTTGGCATTCTACACAATGTGTTTTAATAGTTTTGTCGGACTCAGGGAAATGGGAATCCTGGCCGGAACCGGTTTGTTTTTATCGGTGATCGGTTATCTTACCCTTTTGCCGGCATTACTTGTATTGGTCGATCGGCGCAAATTGCACACGCCGAAAACGACTTCTGTTTTTAAACCCCTCGGAGGGGCACGTTTGGAAATATTCTTTTTTGGGCGTCCTTGGCTCTGGCTTTCGATTTTTGCCGCAATGAGCATTTTTTCCGTGCCTTTAATCAAAAACATGCGTTTTGATTATAACCTGCTGAACCTCCAAGCGAGGCATACAAATGCCGTCCAGACATTAGAGGCCCTCGATGCCCAGGCATTCAGTATCCTTTTTGGTGTATTGGTGGCGGATAACCTCGATGCTTCCCGTAAAATGGCGCAAGCCACAGCAAAACTGCCGACAGTGAAGTCCATACGAGGGATTTATGAAATGATTCCGGAAGGTCAGGAAGAAAAAATCCCCATGATCAAGGGAATACAGAAGCAGCTCCAACAAGTCGACCTGAGCGAGAAAAAAGCCCCGGAGATGAATGTGAAAAAAGCCCGCGAAGATATCGCCGCCCTTTTAGCGGCCTGTCAAGACGGCTACAACCAAGCAAAAAAATACACAGCTATCTCCGGCCAAGCAAAACAAGCTATCGGTATTTTTGAAAAACTCATCGCCCCACTCGAACGCTCCTCTAATATCCTCCAGAAAATGAGTGATGATGAAGTGCGTAAACGTTTATCGAGCTACGATAAGGATACCGTCGGGAAAATGCGTGCTGGCTTGAGATTCATCCAAAATAGCAAGGTTAATGAACCCATCGGTATTTCGGATATTCCCGAGCCCCTGATGAAACGTTTTTATTCACCCCAAACAGGGAAATTTGCCATTGAAGTCGAGCCGAAGGAAAATGTCTGGGGTTATGACGAGGGGAAACGGTTTGTGGATGATTTGCGCAAGATCGACCCGCTCGTGACTGGGACCCCAGTCCAAAATACGGTTTATATTGCGCTGCTCAAGGATAGTTTCGTACAAGCCGCTGCCATGTCGGTTATCGTCATTATTATTTTGGTCTGGTTCCATTTTAAGAGTTTCCTACGGGTAGTGCTGGTGATTTTCCCTCTGTTTTTAGCGATTCTTTGGACACTGGGGTCAATGACCCTTTTTGACTTACCATTTAATCCAGCGAATATCGTGACACTACCCCTGATTATTGGGCTGGGGATGTCATTCGGGGTTTATATTGTGGATCGTTATGATGAAGATGGAAAAGTTAGTATTTTCCTTTCGAGCACAGGTAAAGCCATGTTCCTGACAGGGGTCACCACCATCATCAGTTTCGCCTGTATGATTCCCGGAGAATACCGCGGGTTATCCAGCTTGGGGCTGGTTATGACGATCGCCATGAGTTTTTGCCTACTGACCGGTTTAATCGTCCTGCCTCAAATCCTGATCGTTCTTGAGAGGATGAAGATTATCCACCCGAATAAGTAG
- a CDS encoding TerC family protein encodes MLHETWFWWVSFNVFVLLMLALDLGVFHRTEHEVKIKEALGWTVFWIALALVFNLGLLLGWFGVYEGSQCRKAALEFLTGYLIEKSLSMDNVFVFALLFGYFKIPPRYQHKILFWGIIGALIMRGGMIFTGVKLIEMFDWIIIVFGLILIYSGVKLIFHKDDGLDIEQNKALALIRKVLPVSDKLHGSRFLIKEKGRLVATPLLVILIFIEWTDLVFAVDSIPAIFAISRDPFIIYTSNIFAILGLRSLYFALAGVLKLFHLLHYGLSVILLFIGTKMILVYFGFKIPTIFSLVFVIGVLATSIILSIKIKPPESKLPPNIQDHSNKD; translated from the coding sequence ATGCTTCATGAAACTTGGTTCTGGTGGGTGTCATTCAATGTTTTTGTCCTTTTGATGCTCGCACTTGACTTAGGCGTATTCCACCGCACGGAGCATGAGGTAAAGATTAAAGAAGCTTTAGGGTGGACGGTCTTTTGGATCGCGCTGGCATTGGTATTTAATCTCGGGCTATTACTGGGATGGTTCGGTGTCTATGAAGGAAGCCAATGCAGGAAGGCGGCATTAGAGTTTTTGACCGGTTACCTCATCGAAAAATCATTGAGCATGGATAACGTTTTTGTTTTTGCCCTGCTTTTCGGGTATTTCAAGATCCCTCCGCGATACCAGCATAAAATACTTTTCTGGGGCATTATAGGGGCCTTGATCATGCGTGGGGGGATGATTTTTACGGGGGTGAAACTCATTGAGATGTTTGACTGGATTATTATTGTTTTCGGACTGATCCTGATCTACAGCGGGGTGAAATTGATTTTCCATAAAGATGATGGATTAGATATTGAGCAAAATAAGGCGCTGGCACTGATCAGGAAAGTCCTCCCCGTCTCCGATAAATTGCACGGGAGCCGGTTTTTGATTAAGGAAAAGGGTCGTTTGGTTGCGACCCCGTTATTAGTGATCCTGATTTTTATCGAGTGGACAGATCTTGTTTTTGCGGTGGATTCTATTCCAGCCATTTTCGCCATCAGCCGTGATCCTTTTATTATTTATACGTCAAATATTTTTGCGATTTTAGGTTTAAGATCCCTTTATTTTGCCTTGGCCGGCGTGTTAAAGCTTTTCCACCTGCTCCATTACGGGTTATCGGTTATCCTTCTTTTTATAGGGACAAAGATGATACTCGTTTATTTCGGGTTTAAAATCCCTACAATCTTCAGTTTGGTTTTTGTGATAGGCGTTTTGGCGACATCGATTATCCTGTCGATAAAAATAAAGCCGCCGGAGTCAAAGCTTCCCCCGAATATCCAGGATCACAGCAACAAGGATTAA
- a CDS encoding amino acid transport protein produces MIFSSANLLLSLLTSSIGMGYFIYGKKQARYSPMACGFILMLYPYFVENIIINAAIGMVLIALPFFIAE; encoded by the coding sequence ATGATTTTTTCCAGTGCCAACCTTCTTCTTTCCCTCCTGACCAGCTCGATAGGCATGGGATATTTCATCTACGGCAAAAAACAGGCCCGCTATTCACCCATGGCTTGCGGCTTTATCCTCATGCTTTACCCGTATTTCGTCGAGAATATCATCATTAATGCCGCTATCGGAATGGTACTGATTGCACTGCCCTTTTTTATCGCTGAATAA
- the proS gene encoding proline--tRNA ligase: MSKNAANAISPSRQEDFPEWYQQVVRAADMAENSDVRGCMVIKPWGYGIWENIQSTLDKMFKDTGHKNAYFPLFIPLSYLEKEAEHVEGFAKECAVVTHHRLEVNKDGKLVPAGPLTEPLVVRPTSETIIGATYAKWVESYRDLPILINQWANVVRWEMRPRLFLRTAEFLWQEGHTAHETEAEAMEETIKMLHVYERFSREFLAIPVYTGEKSAGERFPGAVKTFCIEAMVQDRKAVQAGTSHFLGQNFAKASNIKFQSREGKEELAWTTSWGVSTRLIGTLIMTHSDDDGLILPPKIAPTQIIIIPVTPKPDTAEAVRAACAKLADDLKKESFNGKPITVEIDNRDLGGGVKSWEWIKKGVPIRVEIGPRDLESGSVFVGRRDKGVKEKVSLPAAQFVSGAGNLLEDIQDNLYNRALEFRNAQTQKIDSKDEFYTYFTAQNADKPEIHGGFALTHWDGSAEVEARIKEDLKVTIRCIPFTDAHTEAGTCPFTGNPSTQRVLWAKSY; the protein is encoded by the coding sequence ATGAGTAAAAATGCCGCAAATGCTATTAGTCCGTCCCGCCAAGAGGATTTTCCCGAATGGTATCAACAAGTCGTCCGCGCTGCCGATATGGCGGAAAATTCCGATGTCCGCGGTTGTATGGTGATCAAACCGTGGGGTTACGGCATCTGGGAGAATATCCAATCCACCTTGGACAAGATGTTTAAAGACACCGGACACAAGAATGCTTACTTTCCCCTTTTCATCCCTTTGAGTTACCTCGAAAAAGAAGCCGAACACGTCGAAGGTTTCGCTAAGGAATGTGCCGTCGTCACCCATCACCGCCTGGAAGTCAATAAAGACGGCAAGCTCGTTCCCGCCGGTCCTTTGACTGAACCCCTCGTCGTGCGTCCCACCTCCGAAACCATTATCGGTGCGACCTACGCCAAATGGGTGGAATCCTACCGCGACCTCCCGATCTTGATCAACCAATGGGCCAATGTCGTCCGTTGGGAAATGCGCCCACGGCTTTTCCTGCGTACTGCCGAATTCCTCTGGCAGGAAGGCCACACCGCCCACGAGACCGAGGCCGAAGCTATGGAGGAAACCATTAAAATGCTCCATGTCTATGAGCGATTTTCCCGGGAATTCCTCGCCATCCCTGTTTACACAGGCGAAAAAAGTGCGGGTGAACGGTTCCCCGGTGCCGTCAAAACATTTTGTATCGAAGCCATGGTCCAAGACCGTAAAGCTGTCCAGGCAGGAACCTCCCATTTCCTCGGGCAGAACTTTGCCAAAGCCTCCAATATCAAATTCCAATCCCGCGAGGGCAAGGAAGAGCTCGCTTGGACCACCAGCTGGGGAGTGAGTACGCGCCTCATTGGCACCTTGATCATGACCCATTCCGATGATGACGGTTTGATCCTTCCGCCCAAAATCGCGCCCACCCAGATTATTATCATTCCCGTCACACCGAAACCTGACACGGCAGAGGCTGTCCGTGCCGCCTGTGCCAAACTCGCCGATGACCTCAAAAAAGAATCCTTTAATGGCAAACCCATCACTGTCGAAATCGACAACCGCGACCTCGGTGGTGGGGTCAAAAGCTGGGAATGGATCAAAAAAGGAGTACCTATCCGTGTCGAAATCGGACCCCGCGACCTCGAAAGCGGCAGTGTTTTTGTCGGACGCCGTGACAAGGGGGTTAAAGAAAAAGTTTCCCTCCCCGCCGCGCAATTTGTTTCGGGTGCGGGCAATTTGCTCGAAGATATCCAGGATAACCTCTACAATCGCGCCTTGGAATTCCGTAATGCTCAGACGCAAAAAATCGATTCCAAGGATGAATTCTACACCTATTTCACTGCGCAAAATGCGGATAAACCCGAGATTCACGGGGGATTTGCCCTGACTCACTGGGATGGCAGCGCGGAAGTCGAAGCCCGGATCAAGGAAGACCTTAAAGTCACCATCCGTTGCATTCCTTTCACAGATGCTCATACCGAAGCGGGGACTTGCCCCTTCACCGGAAATCCCAGCACACAACGTGTGCTTTGGGCAAAATCGTATTAG
- a CDS encoding arylesterase: MRRIFLPLIGFLIWSAFTIPASAENPPGKKIIFLGDSITAGYGLDDPDKEAYPALIQERISAAGIKAQVINAGISGDTTAGGLRRVKWALQNGADILVIALGANDGLRGVDPKQTASNLKETILAARKINPDMVILVAGMQMPENMGKDYVGQFAAVFLQIARDQKVLLIPYLLEGVGGIPEMNQPDYIHPTKNGQSVIASNVWTYLEPVIKK, encoded by the coding sequence ATGCGAAGGATATTCCTGCCGCTAATAGGATTTTTAATATGGAGTGCATTCACCATTCCTGCAAGTGCTGAGAATCCCCCCGGTAAAAAAATTATTTTTCTCGGAGATAGTATCACAGCGGGTTACGGTCTGGACGATCCGGACAAAGAAGCGTATCCGGCATTGATTCAGGAAAGAATCTCTGCTGCGGGAATTAAGGCACAGGTGATCAATGCTGGGATCAGCGGGGACACAACCGCCGGAGGATTGCGCCGCGTGAAATGGGCTCTACAAAACGGGGCAGACATTCTTGTCATTGCCCTCGGGGCTAATGACGGTCTGCGTGGTGTCGATCCGAAACAAACCGCGTCGAATCTCAAGGAAACCATATTAGCAGCCCGTAAAATCAATCCCGATATGGTTATTCTCGTGGCCGGAATGCAGATGCCTGAAAATATGGGAAAAGATTATGTTGGGCAATTTGCCGCAGTTTTCCTGCAAATTGCGCGGGATCAGAAGGTTCTACTCATCCCGTATCTCTTGGAAGGGGTCGGTGGGATTCCCGAGATGAACCAACCCGACTACATTCATCCCACAAAAAACGGGCAAAGCGTTATCGCTTCCAATGTCTGGACGTATCTTGAGCCTGTCATAAAGAAGTAA
- a CDS encoding ABC transporter ATP-binding protein, whose amino-acid sequence MPILSDQNHRDTIASGSDTVNSPLLETHGLGRTYKTGDHELTVLSDVNLQVAAGESCAIIGPSGSGKTTLLGLCAGLDSPSSGWIRLGGQRLESLDEDRRAELRGRMVGFVFQSFQLIPTLTAIENVLIPLELRGLSGKTREAADLLAQVGLQNRLTHYPSQLSGGEQQRVALARAFIHKPAILFADEPTGNLDAATSEPIIKMLFDLNRENGTALVLVTHDPALARLAGRVISMRAGKIVSQGERHESA is encoded by the coding sequence ATGCCGATTTTATCAGATCAAAATCACCGTGACACTATCGCGTCTGGATCAGACACTGTCAATTCCCCTCTCTTGGAAACCCACGGGCTGGGTCGCACTTACAAGACTGGAGACCATGAGCTCACCGTTCTTTCCGATGTGAATCTGCAAGTCGCCGCGGGTGAGTCCTGTGCCATTATCGGCCCTTCGGGCAGTGGAAAGACAACCCTGCTCGGACTCTGCGCAGGTCTCGACAGTCCCTCCAGCGGCTGGATTCGCCTCGGTGGCCAACGCCTCGAGAGTCTCGATGAAGATAGGAGGGCGGAGTTACGCGGTCGTATGGTCGGCTTTGTCTTCCAGAGTTTCCAGCTCATCCCGACACTCACTGCGATTGAAAATGTCTTGATCCCCCTAGAGCTCCGCGGTCTCTCGGGAAAAACCCGTGAAGCGGCTGATCTGCTCGCGCAAGTCGGACTCCAAAACCGTCTGACCCATTACCCCTCGCAACTCTCGGGAGGTGAACAGCAACGCGTCGCCCTCGCCCGTGCTTTCATCCACAAACCCGCGATCCTTTTTGCCGACGAACCCACTGGCAATCTCGACGCAGCGACCAGTGAACCTATTATTAAAATGCTTTTTGACCTGAATCGTGAGAATGGCACCGCGCTCGTGCTCGTCACACATGATCCTGCACTGGCGCGCCTTGCGGGACGTGTGATCTCCATGCGTGCGGGAAAAATCGTTTCCCAAGGAGAGCGACATGAGTCCGCATGA
- a CDS encoding FtsX-like permease family protein has product MSPHDSPSSVAPRKLLPALIHPWVWTMAWRDSRSQRRRLLVFALAVVSGLTALTAIRSLKETVETAVDSEAKSLLGADLHIRSRQQIASDKLAEVIRLSEDYAQETGISSMMGFPKANAGRLVQVRGIEGRFPFYGDVRTEPAGAWDQMLAGGGVVLEPALLDQFDLKIGDIVTLGSLELPILGVIVKPAPRSNRFNAFAPEACLSLERLEETGLTGTGSLGFRHLYLKNIDPVQVAAIREQFAQEGWKFETPEDRRDSIGKVLDNFQQFLGIISMTALILGAIGVAGAISAHLARRTKSIAVLRCLGCPAKAAYAVYLVQSVILCLLSSLAGGGLGMILHRAVLEIFKNDLPVAVSMTPPWGILIISVLIGFAVCLAFILLPLSQITIVSPSMALRGESSASIAQKGKGHWFKSLIVRLLAPGFLALMLIFLAVSNIPDTKRAFGIVAGLGVVMLLLWLISLAIINGARKIVQPSWPYLIRQGLSNLHRPLNQTTLFVFSLGLGAFLLLTVLLARHAILEKISLTGTQDMPDIYLVDVQKDQIDGVTTLLEKLKLPLLESAPILTMRITSVKGVPVRALKEKGNVPEWVLRREFRSSYRAGLNQTETIIAGQWPSGNLRGRDTVALSLEEEIAKDLSVGLGDIIDLDVQGLPLKAEITSIRRVDWSRFNLNFFMLFTPGILDDAPGFTIMTTRIPEGMTSGELQRLLVRDFPNVSAIDLTLILETVTSIMEQIAWVIQFVVGFTLLSGVAIIAGSLMNGRDQRIKESVLLRTLGGSSRQILSILLIEYAALGFFSGLAGSVLAMGAYVPMSLWIFETRPWGGFAYPVVITASATALSILAGLALSRGVCTHPPLEILRSQAST; this is encoded by the coding sequence ATGAGTCCGCATGATTCCCCAAGCTCAGTCGCCCCACGCAAATTGCTCCCGGCCCTGATTCATCCTTGGGTCTGGACAATGGCTTGGCGCGACAGTCGTTCCCAACGCCGTCGTCTCTTGGTTTTTGCCCTCGCGGTCGTCTCTGGACTCACCGCGCTGACCGCAATCCGTTCCCTCAAAGAAACGGTTGAAACCGCTGTCGACAGCGAGGCGAAATCTTTACTCGGCGCAGACCTGCACATTCGTTCCCGCCAGCAAATTGCTTCGGATAAACTCGCGGAGGTAATTCGTCTCAGTGAAGATTACGCCCAGGAAACGGGTATTTCCTCGATGATGGGTTTCCCGAAAGCCAATGCGGGGCGCCTCGTGCAAGTGCGCGGCATTGAGGGACGTTTTCCTTTTTATGGCGACGTCCGTACAGAGCCTGCTGGAGCTTGGGATCAGATGCTTGCAGGCGGCGGTGTGGTGCTCGAACCCGCCTTACTCGATCAGTTCGATCTCAAAATCGGCGACATCGTCACACTCGGTTCTCTGGAGTTACCCATCCTTGGCGTCATCGTTAAACCCGCCCCGCGCAGCAACCGCTTTAATGCGTTTGCCCCCGAGGCTTGCCTGAGTCTTGAACGCCTCGAAGAAACCGGACTCACAGGGACCGGGAGTCTCGGGTTCCGCCATCTTTACTTGAAAAATATCGACCCCGTGCAAGTTGCCGCCATCCGAGAGCAATTTGCGCAGGAAGGTTGGAAATTCGAAACGCCTGAAGACCGCCGAGACTCCATCGGCAAAGTTCTGGATAATTTCCAACAATTCCTCGGCATCATCTCGATGACCGCCCTGATCCTCGGTGCTATCGGGGTGGCTGGGGCAATCAGTGCCCATCTGGCACGACGAACCAAAAGCATCGCTGTCCTGCGTTGTCTGGGTTGCCCGGCAAAAGCGGCTTACGCGGTATATCTGGTTCAATCTGTCATCCTTTGCCTGCTCTCATCGCTTGCCGGTGGCGGGCTGGGCATGATCCTGCACCGTGCTGTCCTGGAAATCTTTAAAAACGATCTACCTGTCGCGGTGAGCATGACTCCGCCGTGGGGCATTTTGATTATCTCTGTCTTGATCGGGTTCGCCGTCTGTCTGGCATTCATTCTCTTGCCCCTATCCCAAATTACGATTGTGTCTCCCTCAATGGCACTCCGTGGTGAGTCCTCAGCATCAATAGCCCAAAAAGGCAAAGGGCATTGGTTCAAATCCCTGATAGTGCGCCTGCTGGCTCCGGGTTTTCTCGCGCTCATGCTGATTTTTCTGGCAGTCTCAAATATCCCAGACACCAAAAGAGCCTTCGGCATTGTGGCTGGACTGGGAGTAGTCATGCTCCTTTTGTGGTTGATTTCATTAGCAATTATCAATGGGGCACGGAAAATCGTCCAACCTTCTTGGCCTTACCTGATCCGGCAAGGACTTTCCAATCTTCATCGTCCCCTGAATCAAACCACTCTTTTTGTTTTTTCGCTCGGTCTAGGAGCTTTTCTGCTTCTCACCGTCCTGCTCGCCCGCCATGCGATTCTGGAAAAAATCTCCCTGACCGGCACCCAAGATATGCCCGACATTTATCTGGTCGATGTCCAGAAAGATCAAATCGACGGGGTCACCACTCTTTTAGAAAAGCTTAAGCTCCCCCTTCTCGAAAGTGCTCCTATTCTCACCATGCGAATCACCTCAGTCAAGGGAGTCCCTGTCCGTGCACTCAAAGAAAAGGGCAATGTGCCTGAATGGGTTTTGCGCCGGGAATTCCGTTCTAGCTACCGAGCAGGGCTAAATCAAACTGAGACAATCATCGCCGGGCAATGGCCCTCGGGCAATTTGCGCGGGCGCGATACTGTCGCCCTATCGCTGGAGGAAGAAATCGCCAAGGATCTCAGTGTCGGTCTGGGGGACATCATCGATCTGGATGTGCAAGGACTACCACTCAAAGCCGAGATCACCAGTATCCGCCGTGTGGACTGGAGCCGCTTTAACCTTAATTTTTTTATGCTTTTCACGCCGGGCATCCTCGATGACGCACCGGGATTTACCATCATGACCACGCGCATTCCCGAGGGAATGACGTCAGGGGAATTGCAACGTCTGCTGGTGCGGGACTTTCCCAATGTCAGTGCTATCGACCTGACCCTGATCCTCGAAACGGTCACCTCGATCATGGAGCAAATTGCTTGGGTGATCCAGTTTGTGGTGGGATTCACCCTGCTCTCTGGGGTGGCGATCATCGCCGGGAGTCTCATGAATGGGCGTGATCAACGCATTAAAGAAAGTGTTCTGCTGCGCACGCTGGGAGGTTCCTCCCGGCAAATTCTTTCGATTCTGCTCATTGAATATGCTGCCCTCGGATTTTTCTCTGGGCTGGCGGGCAGTGTGCTCGCGATGGGAGCTTATGTCCCGATGAGCCTGTGGATATTTGAAACCCGACCTTGGGGTGGATTTGCTTATCCCGTGGTCATCACGGCCTCCGCGACAGCCCTCTCCATCCTCGCGGGCTTGGCCCTGAGCCGGGGAGTGTGCACTCATCCCCCTCTTGAGATACTCCGTTCACAAGCCTCCACCTGA
- the purQ gene encoding phosphoribosylformylglycinamidine synthase subunit PurQ, with the protein MHFGILQFPGSNCDQDMYHVATKVLGVKATYIWHKDNEIPDADIYVVPGGFSYGDYLRCGAIARFSPAMKEVVDRANKGALVIGICNGFQILCESGLLPGALIRNKNLHFICEQVNLLVENTNTPFTSGLDKAQVLKIPIAHGEGCYFAEPETLAQLKANEQIIVRYCNKEGQVTPESNPNGSLENIAGICNEARNVFGLMPHPERACEPILGSSDGLQIFQSIISSMAKG; encoded by the coding sequence ATGCATTTTGGAATATTACAGTTTCCCGGATCGAATTGTGACCAGGACATGTACCATGTCGCCACCAAGGTTCTTGGTGTCAAAGCGACGTACATCTGGCATAAGGACAATGAAATACCCGACGCGGACATCTATGTGGTCCCCGGAGGATTTTCCTATGGTGATTATCTGCGTTGTGGGGCCATTGCTCGGTTCTCACCAGCGATGAAAGAAGTCGTAGATCGCGCCAATAAAGGGGCATTGGTCATCGGCATTTGTAACGGATTTCAAATCCTTTGTGAGTCAGGCCTCCTGCCCGGGGCATTGATCAGAAATAAAAACCTGCATTTTATCTGTGAACAGGTGAATCTCCTCGTCGAGAATACGAATACCCCCTTTACCTCCGGACTCGACAAAGCACAGGTCTTAAAAATCCCCATCGCCCACGGGGAAGGATGTTATTTTGCCGAACCCGAGACGCTGGCACAGCTGAAGGCTAATGAACAAATCATTGTCCGTTACTGTAATAAAGAGGGCCAAGTCACCCCCGAGTCAAATCCGAACGGGTCACTCGAAAATATTGCCGGTATCTGTAATGAAGCCCGGAATGTCTTTGGACTGATGCCCCATCCGGAACGGGCTTGTGAACCGATCCTCGGATCCTCGGACGGGCTGCAAATTTTCCAGTCGATTATTTCGTCAATGGCCAAAGGTTAG